One region of Pseudobdellovibrionaceae bacterium genomic DNA includes:
- a CDS encoding methyltransferase encodes MTPYPPAKSYVKDLVMTWDAPRFTCDYSQPASYRFSMDSILLAKAAVRDFAEREWSPQARVLDLCAGAGVVGLEFAHLEPRAKNFDFVEIQTDYRPSFEENLVKAHALGLTARGHFMNHRELRAPEFAAAYDLVLCNPPYFDPGRGPLPPDALKARSRFFVDASFRDLLETLMFVMKAGAFAYVLTRDQKEHGDDRTRELTRALSGRAELVATEDLRGTSLQILRRL; translated from the coding sequence ATGACACCGTATCCCCCCGCCAAGAGTTATGTTAAAGACCTGGTCATGACCTGGGACGCCCCCCGATTCACCTGCGACTACAGCCAACCCGCGAGCTACCGATTCTCGATGGACTCCATCCTGCTCGCGAAGGCCGCCGTGCGGGACTTCGCCGAGCGCGAGTGGTCCCCCCAAGCGCGGGTACTGGATCTTTGCGCCGGCGCGGGTGTCGTCGGTTTGGAGTTCGCACACCTTGAACCCCGTGCGAAGAATTTCGACTTCGTCGAGATCCAAACCGACTACCGTCCGTCCTTCGAGGAAAATCTCGTCAAAGCGCATGCCTTGGGACTCACGGCCCGAGGGCATTTCATGAATCATCGGGAGTTGCGCGCGCCGGAGTTCGCGGCGGCCTACGACTTGGTGCTTTGCAATCCACCTTACTTCGACCCCGGCCGGGGACCGCTACCGCCCGACGCCCTGAAGGCACGATCGCGGTTTTTCGTGGATGCGAGCTTCCGGGATTTGCTGGAGACGTTGATGTTCGTGATGAAGGCCGGAGCGTTCGCCTACGTCCTCACGCGGGACCAGAAAGAGCACGGCGACGACCGGACACGGGAACTGACGCGCGCCCTCAGCGGACGCGCGGAGCTGGTCGCGACCGAAGATCTGCGCGGGACTTCGCTGCAGATCCTTCGGCGCCTCTGA
- the wbaP gene encoding undecaprenyl-phosphate galactose phosphotransferase WbaP, producing MFTRTRTAKIALLAADLVAFTLAFGVGLVALILYADYPTNQDFEQWWWGTGRIHSFVHFVFVAITLVRFYTKGLYSRRIPFWDELRSLLLTLVYLALLNGMVVLIAKWPFSRVLWLTSWLVACALIPIFRAFARTFLRRAGYWARETFIVGTGETALSAYLAITSEPQLGYQVREFIKLENTQNGAALPPSIPVQKLSHAAVLERLRGLKDIEIIVALEDRDLNEAKQLIEEMSLEFDEIHFVPSVQGLPLFGMEANHFFSHEVLMLRSRNNLHFRPRVWLKRAFDFSAAIAITILASPILLWIAFRIRQSGPGVLFAHTRIGCDGKPFPCFKFRSMVPNAQAVLAELLAADPRAKAEWDASFKLTNDPRITPIGAWLRKTSLDELPQLWNVIRGDMSLVGPRPIVKKEMERYGHRIDFYTSVRPGMTGLWQVSGRSDTDYRTRVHLDTWYVKNWTLWYDIAILFKTIRVVLGRKGAY from the coding sequence ATGTTCACGCGCACAAGAACCGCGAAAATCGCTTTACTGGCGGCCGATCTCGTCGCGTTCACCCTCGCATTCGGGGTCGGCCTCGTGGCGTTGATTCTTTACGCCGACTATCCCACGAACCAAGACTTCGAGCAGTGGTGGTGGGGAACCGGGCGCATCCACAGCTTCGTCCACTTCGTCTTCGTCGCGATCACGCTCGTGCGTTTCTATACGAAGGGACTTTATTCCCGACGCATTCCGTTCTGGGATGAGCTGCGCTCCCTTCTTTTGACGCTGGTCTACCTCGCGCTTTTGAACGGCATGGTCGTCCTGATCGCGAAATGGCCGTTCTCTCGCGTCTTATGGCTGACGAGCTGGCTGGTGGCGTGCGCGCTGATTCCGATCTTCCGTGCTTTCGCGCGGACCTTTTTGCGGCGGGCCGGCTATTGGGCGCGCGAGACCTTCATCGTCGGGACCGGCGAAACGGCGCTCTCCGCTTACCTCGCGATCACCAGCGAACCGCAACTGGGTTACCAAGTGCGGGAGTTCATCAAACTCGAAAATACGCAGAACGGCGCCGCCCTCCCCCCGAGCATCCCCGTCCAGAAGCTCTCCCACGCGGCGGTCCTCGAACGCCTGCGCGGTTTGAAAGACATCGAAATCATCGTGGCCCTTGAAGATCGCGACCTCAACGAAGCGAAGCAACTTATCGAAGAGATGTCGCTCGAGTTCGACGAAATCCACTTCGTTCCCTCGGTGCAGGGACTGCCGCTTTTCGGGATGGAGGCGAACCACTTCTTCAGTCACGAAGTGCTGATGCTCCGTTCACGCAACAATCTCCACTTCCGTCCGCGCGTGTGGTTGAAGCGGGCCTTCGATTTCTCGGCCGCGATCGCCATCACGATTTTGGCTTCGCCGATCCTGCTGTGGATCGCGTTCCGTATCCGCCAAAGCGGGCCGGGCGTGCTGTTCGCGCATACGCGCATCGGCTGCGACGGCAAACCCTTTCCGTGTTTCAAATTCCGCTCCATGGTCCCGAATGCGCAAGCCGTCCTGGCCGAGCTTTTGGCCGCCGACCCGCGCGCGAAAGCCGAGTGGGACGCCAGCTTCAAACTCACGAACGATCCGCGCATCACGCCCATCGGCGCGTGGCTGCGCAAGACAAGCCTCGATGAGCTGCCGCAATTATGGAACGTCATTCGCGGCGACATGAGCCTGGTGGGGCCACGCCCCATCGTGAAAAAAGAAATGGAACGTTACGGGCACCGCATCGACTTCTACACGAGCGTGCGCCCCGGCATGACCGGGCTTTGGCAAGTGAGCGGGCGCTCGGATACCGATTACCGCACGCGCGTTCATCTCGACACCTGGTACGTTAAAAACTGGACGCTCTGGTACGACATCGCGATTCTCTTCAAAACGATCCGCGTCGTCTTGGGGCGTAAAGGCGCTTACTAA
- a CDS encoding DUF4360 domain-containing protein, which yields MKIAARTLGLLLPLALSAPAWAATAAEIIDVSQIQSGGNGCPGGGPLEVYQSSFSGRVMIFLPEMNVDVSSKRIDRKACAISLAVAMPAGKRLVIGEPAVFGAADLAEGASAIAAAEVFTAGSTGPKVDSKIGAKTDEHVEYYYDRVEDVVRTECGADVNVRANVSLLGNKGSSAQGGSATLEGTALTLQLEDCGQ from the coding sequence ATGAAGATCGCCGCAAGAACCCTTGGACTCCTGCTTCCTTTGGCCCTGTCCGCACCCGCCTGGGCCGCGACGGCGGCGGAAATCATCGACGTTTCGCAGATCCAAAGCGGCGGCAACGGCTGCCCCGGTGGCGGGCCCCTTGAGGTCTACCAATCCAGCTTTTCGGGCCGCGTGATGATCTTTCTTCCCGAGATGAACGTGGATGTGAGCTCGAAACGGATCGACCGTAAGGCGTGCGCGATTTCACTCGCGGTGGCGATGCCCGCCGGCAAGCGCCTGGTGATCGGTGAGCCCGCGGTCTTCGGTGCGGCGGATCTGGCGGAAGGCGCTTCGGCGATCGCCGCGGCGGAGGTCTTCACGGCGGGTTCGACGGGGCCGAAAGTGGACTCGAAAATCGGCGCGAAAACGGATGAGCATGTCGAGTATTACTATGATCGCGTGGAAGACGTCGTGCGGACCGAGTGCGGTGCGGACGTCAATGTGCGTGCGAACGTGAGCCTGCTCGGAAACAAAGGCTCGTCCGCTCAGGGCGGAAGCGCGACCCTGGAAGGGACGGCGTTGACTCTGCAGTTGGAAGATTGCGGTCAGTAA
- a CDS encoding bacterioferritin: MKEKIDTEKVVAALNAILEHELAGVVRYTHYSLMVYGPGRIPIVKWLRDQAHESLVHAENVGEHITTLGSHPSLKIAKLLETSKHSVETILRESLEHETIQLELYYDLLKLVEGKRVGLEEYAREMIMEEELHIAEVEKMLRPAK; this comes from the coding sequence ATGAAAGAGAAGATCGACACTGAAAAAGTCGTCGCCGCCTTGAACGCGATCCTCGAGCACGAGCTTGCGGGCGTCGTTCGTTACACCCACTACTCGCTGATGGTTTACGGTCCCGGCCGCATTCCGATCGTGAAATGGCTCCGTGACCAGGCTCACGAGTCGCTCGTGCATGCCGAAAATGTCGGCGAGCACATCACGACTTTGGGTTCGCATCCCTCGCTGAAAATCGCGAAGCTTCTGGAAACTTCGAAGCACTCGGTCGAGACGATCCTGCGTGAAAGCCTCGAGCACGAAACGATCCAGCTGGAGCTCTACTACGATCTGCTGAAGCTCGTGGAAGGCAAACGCGTCGGTCTCGAGGAGTACGCGCGCGAAATGATCATGGAAGAAGAGCTGCACATCGCCGAAGTCGAGAAGATGCTCCGGCCGGCGAAGTAG
- a CDS encoding catalase, protein MMTTQRLLLALATLVLTSCKSAPPVAADRAPANAPNPPLEQGEVWGAEDEEIARQITEETRNIALENRKSGEPLRRDAHPKHHGCVKAFVTTDNSTLDRNARFGFLGESKPQAAWLRLSNGDPKGFANPDKTGDVRGFALKIMNSPQTPQGNHDITAMSSPRFFSRDSEDYLDLFHALRGGTLSLAWYAARNWTNISIVRAAQITPENPLTTDYFVPVPTKYGAQNMRMNFRPCANPAARAIKADKSRPNYLREGLVTALAKEGACFDILIQVNKDPQTNIVENPTLEWNAKISPWQVAGRVEIPQQTGSDTPERMAFCENLSFNPWNAHPDLRPMGQINRARKIVYDEISKMRHQENQVPQIEPRDHNACVGETAALCR, encoded by the coding sequence ATGATGACAACCCAACGCCTTCTCCTCGCTCTGGCCACGCTCGTTTTGACCTCATGTAAATCCGCACCGCCGGTCGCCGCAGATCGTGCGCCCGCGAACGCTCCCAACCCGCCGCTCGAGCAGGGCGAAGTCTGGGGCGCCGAGGATGAAGAGATCGCCCGGCAGATCACCGAAGAAACGCGCAACATCGCGCTGGAAAATCGTAAATCCGGCGAACCCCTTCGTCGCGACGCCCACCCCAAACATCACGGCTGCGTGAAAGCCTTCGTCACGACCGACAACTCCACGCTCGATCGCAACGCGCGCTTCGGCTTCTTGGGCGAGAGTAAACCCCAAGCGGCTTGGCTACGTCTGTCGAACGGCGACCCGAAGGGTTTCGCCAATCCCGACAAGACCGGCGACGTCCGCGGCTTCGCGCTGAAGATCATGAACTCGCCGCAAACGCCCCAAGGCAACCACGACATCACCGCGATGAGCTCGCCCCGTTTCTTCTCGCGTGACTCGGAAGACTACCTCGATTTGTTCCATGCCCTGCGCGGCGGAACGCTTTCGCTCGCATGGTACGCGGCCCGCAACTGGACGAACATTTCCATCGTGCGCGCCGCGCAGATCACCCCCGAAAATCCCCTGACCACCGACTACTTCGTCCCGGTCCCCACGAAGTACGGCGCGCAGAACATGCGCATGAACTTCCGCCCCTGCGCGAACCCGGCGGCCCGTGCGATCAAAGCCGACAAATCCCGCCCGAACTATCTGCGCGAAGGACTCGTCACGGCGCTCGCCAAAGAAGGCGCCTGCTTCGATATCCTGATCCAGGTGAACAAAGATCCGCAGACCAACATCGTCGAGAACCCGACGCTGGAATGGAACGCGAAGATTTCGCCCTGGCAGGTCGCCGGCCGCGTCGAGATCCCTCAACAGACCGGATCGGACACACCCGAGCGCATGGCCTTTTGTGAAAACCTGAGCTTTAACCCTTGGAACGCCCACCCCGACCTGCGTCCCATGGGTCAGATCAATCGCGCCCGCAAAATCGTCTACGACGAAATCTCGAAAATGCGCCACCAGGAAAACCAAGTGCCGCAAATCGAACCCCGCGACCACAACGCCTGCGTCGGCGAAACCGCCGCGCTCTGTCGGTAG
- a CDS encoding NAD(P)/FAD-dependent oxidoreductase translates to MTSSKNGRRKVVIIGGGFGGLNAAKSLAQAKDVDVVLIDRKNHHLFQPLLYQVATAGLSPADIAFPIRSLFTGYPNVSVIMDEIRRVDPVAKIVYSENEKYEYDELVLACGANHSYFGHPEWEEHAPGLKTIEHATEIRRRVLVAFEEAEKEKDPEAARAWLSFVIVGGGPTGVELAGSIAELSRVTLSRDFRRISPDRARVILVEAGPRVLAAFAEESSKKALNDLERLGVQVWTNTRVTKVDARGVELGKDFVATHTVFWAAGVEASEITKTLPGEHDRAGRVQANRFCQIEGLQDLYVIGDMAAIPWSENKTLPGLAPVAMQQGRYVADAIRRKMKGKPVREFTYLDKGSMATIGRNKAVLEFGKLRMSGLFAWLAWLFIHVYYLIGFKNRTLVMLQWAWSYLTFKRGARLIVSRNWRQESTTPPVKTT, encoded by the coding sequence ATGACTTCCTCGAAAAATGGCCGTCGCAAAGTTGTAATTATCGGAGGGGGATTCGGCGGGCTGAACGCCGCGAAGTCCTTGGCGCAAGCGAAAGACGTGGACGTCGTCCTGATCGATCGCAAAAACCATCATCTCTTTCAGCCGCTCTTGTACCAAGTGGCGACGGCCGGGCTTTCGCCGGCGGACATCGCGTTTCCGATTCGTTCGCTCTTCACGGGTTATCCGAACGTGTCCGTCATCATGGATGAAATCCGTCGCGTGGATCCGGTGGCGAAGATCGTCTACTCCGAGAACGAAAAGTACGAATACGACGAGCTCGTTTTGGCCTGCGGCGCGAATCACTCTTACTTCGGTCATCCCGAGTGGGAAGAGCACGCGCCAGGGCTGAAAACGATCGAGCACGCGACCGAAATCCGTCGTCGCGTTTTGGTCGCTTTCGAAGAGGCCGAGAAAGAGAAAGATCCCGAAGCCGCGCGCGCCTGGCTGAGCTTCGTGATCGTCGGCGGCGGTCCCACAGGGGTGGAGCTCGCGGGCTCGATCGCCGAGCTGTCGCGCGTGACTTTGTCCCGGGATTTCCGGCGGATTTCGCCGGATCGCGCGCGGGTGATTTTGGTCGAAGCGGGGCCGCGGGTCTTGGCGGCGTTCGCGGAGGAAAGCTCGAAGAAAGCCTTGAACGATCTTGAACGTTTGGGCGTTCAGGTGTGGACGAACACGCGCGTGACCAAAGTGGACGCGCGGGGCGTAGAGCTCGGCAAAGATTTCGTCGCGACCCACACGGTCTTTTGGGCGGCGGGCGTCGAGGCGTCCGAGATCACCAAAACTCTTCCGGGGGAACACGACCGCGCGGGCCGCGTGCAGGCCAATCGCTTCTGTCAGATCGAAGGCCTTCAGGATCTTTACGTCATCGGCGACATGGCCGCGATTCCGTGGAGTGAAAACAAAACGCTTCCGGGCCTTGCGCCGGTGGCGATGCAGCAGGGGCGTTACGTCGCGGACGCGATTCGTCGCAAGATGAAGGGGAAGCCGGTTCGTGAGTTCACCTACCTCGACAAAGGTTCCATGGCGACCATCGGTCGCAACAAGGCCGTGCTCGAGTTCGGCAAGCTGCGGATGTCTGGACTTTTCGCCTGGCTCGCTTGGCTTTTCATCCACGTTTATTATTTGATCGGGTTCAAAAATCGCACCCTCGTGATGCTCCAATGGGCGTGGAGTTATCTGACTTTCAAACGAGGCGCGAGATTGATTGTCAGTCGCAACTGGCGACAAGAATCGACGACCCCTCCCGTCAAAACCACCTGA
- a CDS encoding hemolysin III family protein, producing MGPLESVKPLLRGRFHEAAAFVSLGACLMLITRASSRMMIFAVGIYSLSLICLLTVSALYHRINWKPAARAVMRRLDHAAIFVLIGGTMTPIFLIALPNGMGHAPLAAIWALILVGILQTIFWIRAPKWLAALLYVGVGWIPVYYFTELGQALGGYGVGLILAGGIVYTLGAVIYALKSPNPWPRVFGYHEIFHIFVVIAAVLHFCVINDLIA from the coding sequence ATGGGTCCTCTTGAGTCCGTAAAGCCGCTCCTGCGGGGGCGCTTCCACGAAGCGGCGGCCTTTGTCAGTTTAGGCGCCTGTTTGATGCTCATCACGCGGGCGTCTTCGCGAATGATGATCTTCGCGGTCGGTATCTACTCGTTGTCTTTGATTTGCCTGCTGACCGTCAGCGCTCTTTACCATCGAATCAACTGGAAGCCGGCCGCGCGCGCGGTCATGCGCCGACTCGATCATGCGGCGATCTTCGTTTTGATCGGCGGAACGATGACGCCGATCTTTTTGATCGCGCTGCCGAACGGGATGGGGCATGCGCCCCTGGCCGCGATCTGGGCGCTGATCCTGGTGGGGATTCTGCAAACGATCTTCTGGATTCGCGCGCCGAAATGGCTGGCGGCGCTTTTGTACGTCGGGGTGGGTTGGATTCCCGTCTACTACTTCACCGAGCTCGGTCAGGCGCTCGGGGGCTACGGCGTCGGGTTGATCCTGGCGGGCGGGATCGTCTACACGCTGGGGGCGGTGATTTACGCATTGAAATCCCCGAACCCCTGGCCGCGAGTTTTCGGTTACCACGAGATCTTTCACATCTTCGTGGTCATCGCGGCGGTTCTGCACTTCTGCGTGATCAACGATCTGATCGCCTAG
- a CDS encoding endonuclease: MGRISLKHDARGYYIRDVYCEKNFNGAPGRIPDDKIINTEHTWPQSRFGGSGRDMQKSDLHHLFPSDSELNSNRGNHPFGEVKSNSQTLKCTQSRAGSNVDGDFVFEPPVEHRGNVARALFYFAVRYGMSIDATQEATLRKWHVADPVDADETDRNDAIEKVQGNRNPFIDQPELVNQISNF; the protein is encoded by the coding sequence ATGGGTCGCATTTCGCTGAAGCACGATGCGCGCGGTTACTATATCCGTGACGTCTACTGCGAGAAGAACTTCAACGGCGCTCCGGGCCGCATTCCCGACGATAAAATCATCAACACCGAACACACTTGGCCGCAAAGCCGCTTCGGCGGTTCGGGTCGCGACATGCAGAAATCGGATCTGCACCACTTGTTCCCTTCGGACTCCGAGCTGAACAGCAACCGCGGCAACCATCCTTTCGGCGAAGTGAAAAGCAATTCGCAAACGCTGAAGTGCACGCAGAGCCGCGCCGGCTCGAACGTGGACGGCGACTTCGTTTTCGAACCGCCGGTTGAGCACCGCGGAAACGTGGCGCGCGCATTGTTCTACTTCGCGGTTCGCTACGGAATGTCGATCGACGCGACTCAAGAAGCGACTTTGCGTAAATGGCACGTCGCCGACCCGGTCGACGCGGACGAGACGGATCGCAACGACGCGATCGAAAAGGTACAAGGGAACCGCAATCCCTTCATCGACCAGCCGGAACTGGTCAATCAGATCTCGAACTTCTAA
- the fabR gene encoding HTH-type transcriptional repressor FabR — MATKSEQRNQTRHQLIQAGLRLSGEKGFGALSLREVAVGAGITPAAYYKHFHDLEELGLVLLDEVGLSLRRMLREARKRVEPGPDAIRVSIDAFLKFVNENGNLFRLLLGERQGATPAFRKAIHTEMDRFVAELAADLERLQGALNQPLRDPSLTAEGIVAVVFTLGAEALDLPKHKQSGLKERMTEHVRTILRGSKAPPKKGRAK, encoded by the coding sequence ATGGCCACCAAATCCGAGCAAAGAAACCAGACGCGTCACCAATTGATCCAGGCCGGACTTCGGCTCAGCGGCGAAAAGGGCTTTGGCGCGCTGAGCCTGCGCGAAGTGGCGGTGGGCGCGGGCATCACCCCCGCCGCGTACTACAAACATTTTCACGACTTAGAGGAGCTGGGACTCGTCCTGCTCGACGAAGTCGGCCTCAGCCTGCGGCGCATGCTGCGTGAAGCTCGCAAACGTGTGGAGCCCGGTCCCGACGCGATCCGCGTCTCGATCGACGCCTTCCTGAAATTCGTGAACGAAAATGGCAACCTCTTCCGCCTACTTTTGGGCGAGCGTCAGGGCGCGACCCCCGCTTTCCGTAAAGCCATCCACACCGAGATGGACCGCTTCGTGGCCGAGCTTGCGGCGGACCTCGAGCGCCTGCAGGGCGCGCTGAACCAACCGCTGCGCGACCCCTCGCTGACCGCGGAGGGTATCGTCGCCGTGGTCTTCACCCTTGGCGCGGAAGCCCTCGATCTGCCGAAGCACAAACAGTCGGGACTCAAAGAAAGAATGACCGAACACGTCCGCACGATTCTTCGCGGCTCGAAAGCCCCGCCGAAAAAGGGGCGCGCCAAGTAA